The segment CCCACCGCACCGATGCCGGCCTTTCCGCTCGACACCGCCGAACGCCGCGCCCTTGCGATCTGGCTGCTGGCGCGTACGCAGCCGGCTGAAGCACCCGCTGGCGGACTCCACCCGGAACCCTAGCGAGACTGCAAAGCGGCTGTCGCGAAAACCACCGATCGTCGATGCACGCAGCGCGTGGCGATGCCTTCATCTCGGTGGGACGCCGTAAATGCATCCATGCAGGCTCGAGCGCCGCATCCCTGCGGCGCACGCCCCCCGAGGTGAAGGCATCGCCACGCGCAGACGGTGTCATCACCGGGTACGGCGATACGCCGGCGTCTCAGATGTGCTTGCGTATCTGTTCCGCGATCCGCTCGAGCACCGTGATGCGCGCATAGCGCTTGTCGTTGGCAGGAATCAGGAACCACGGCGCGTACTCGGTCGACGTGCGCTCGACCATATCGCTGACCGCGTGTTCGTAGAGCGGCCATTTGGCGCGGTTGCGCCAATCGTCCGGTGTGATCTTGTGGCGCTTGTACGGCGTTCTTTCGCGGGCACGAAAGCGGCGCAACTGCTCGGCCCCGGTGACCGACAGCCAGAACTTCACGACGACCGCACCCCCGGCAACCAGTTCCTGCTCGAATTCGTTGATCTCGTGATACGCGCGCATCCAGTCCTCGCGAGTGCAGAAACCCTCGACGCGTTCGACCAGCACACGTCCGTACCACGAACGATCGAAGATCACCGCCTTGCCGTCGGCGGGCACGTGTCGCCAGAAGCGCCACAGGTACGGCTGCGCAAGTTCCTCGTCGCTGGGTGCCGCGATCGGCACCACCCGGTAGTAGCGTGCGTCGAGCGCGCCGGTGACACGCCGGATCGCACCACCCTTGCCCGCAGCGTCCATGCCCTCGAAAACGATCACCAGCGAACGCCCGTGCATGCGCTTGTCGCGAGTCAACAGGTTGAGTCGCCCCTGCGCCGCCGCGAGTTCGTGCTCGTAGTCCTTCGCCATGAGTCGGCGCGAATAGTCCAGCGTATCCAGCAGTTCGCGTGCGTCGAGCGCCGGCTGTGGTGGCGGTGCCGGCGGTGCGATGGCCGGACGCGGGCCATCGAGCCGGGCGAGCAGCGCCTCGAGCAACAGCCTGCCGGTGGCGAGTGCCCGGTAGCGGGGATCCGAACCATCGATCACGTGCCAGGGCGCCTCGCCGGTGCTCGTCTCGCGGAGTGCTTCGCCCGCGATCCTGACGTAACGGCCGTAATGGCGCTGCCGCCTGCGGTCATCCGGCGTGACGCGCCAGGCCGTGAGCGGATCATCGGCGAGTTGCTGCAGGCGTTCGTCCTGGGTGGTCTTCGACAGGTGGAA is part of the Pseudomonadales bacterium genome and harbors:
- the pap gene encoding polyphosphate:AMP phosphotransferase, which produces MFESATIGHRIGKERYRREVSGLRDDLLAAQYRLLERAEFPLLILLHGVDGAGRSETMNLLSEWLDPRHLRAEAFDFGSDDGGRPPMWRFWQVLPPRGRIGLFFGSWYTQPIEERVRHTFGREGFERRLEQIRHFERMLVAEGALVLKLWFHLSKTTQDERLQQLADDPLTAWRVTPDDRRRQRHYGRYVRIAGEALRETSTGEAPWHVIDGSDPRYRALATGRLLLEALLARLDGPRPAIAPPAPPPQPALDARELLDTLDYSRRLMAKDYEHELAAAQGRLNLLTRDKRMHGRSLVIVFEGMDAAGKGGAIRRVTGALDARYYRVVPIAAPSDEELAQPYLWRFWRHVPADGKAVIFDRSWYGRVLVERVEGFCTREDWMRAYHEINEFEQELVAGGAVVVKFWLSVTGAEQLRRFRARERTPYKRHKITPDDWRNRAKWPLYEHAVSDMVERTSTEYAPWFLIPANDKRYARITVLERIAEQIRKHI